A window of the Kosakonia radicincitans DSM 16656 genome harbors these coding sequences:
- a CDS encoding flagellar basal body-associated FliL family protein, translating to MSKKKLSANSGKRSLLLTLLTLLIAVGICAVATYSYIEIKKLNSQIANMKGPNESAAHEENIVPVYEDLEAFTVSLKPDSHGDDRVLYIGLTLRLQDDKSKAILVENLPDVRSRLVVLFSQQSAEDLISDDAKKKLSEKIMAVVSEPLSGKKRVMVKSVLFNAFILR from the coding sequence ATGTCGAAAAAGAAATTATCTGCTAACAGCGGGAAGCGTTCTCTGCTGCTGACTCTGCTCACCTTATTAATTGCCGTTGGTATCTGTGCGGTTGCGACATATTCTTATATTGAAATTAAAAAGCTGAATTCACAGATCGCCAATATGAAAGGCCCAAATGAATCTGCGGCACACGAAGAGAATATTGTTCCGGTGTATGAAGATCTCGAAGCTTTTACCGTCAGCCTGAAACCAGATAGCCATGGCGACGATCGTGTTCTGTATATTGGTTTGACCTTGCGCTTGCAGGACGATAAATCGAAAGCCATTCTCGTTGAAAACCTTCCGGATGTACGTAGTCGTTTGGTGGTGCTTTTTTCTCAACAGTCAGCCGAAGATCTTATCAGCGATGACGCAAAGAAAAAACTTTCTGAAAAAATAATGGCTGTGGTGAGTGAACCACTGTCAGGAAAAAAACGCGTGATGGTAAAAAGCGTATTGTTTAATGCATTTATCTTACGGTAG
- the fliO gene encoding flagellar biosynthetic protein FliO, protein MNTGTLNTVAPHTTEAATFPISMGNIVGSLALVLVMIVAVAWILRRTGVVSRVAKGHNLLAVKHSQSIGSRERLVVVEVDDKWLLLGVTQQSITPLMTMEKQESSTAMPVVSDFQASLLRCFKQRAARSQS, encoded by the coding sequence ATGAATACCGGGACGCTGAATACTGTTGCGCCGCATACCACAGAAGCGGCGACCTTCCCGATTTCCATGGGAAATATCGTTGGCTCACTGGCGCTGGTGCTGGTGATGATTGTGGCGGTTGCGTGGATCCTCCGTCGCACTGGCGTGGTTTCTCGCGTCGCTAAAGGCCATAACCTGCTGGCAGTGAAACACAGCCAGAGTATCGGTTCGCGTGAGCGGCTGGTGGTGGTTGAGGTTGATGATAAATGGCTGTTACTGGGGGTGACGCAACAAAGCATCACGCCTCTGATGACGATGGAAAAGCAGGAGAGCAGCACGGCCATGCCGGTGGTTTCTGATTTTCAGGCTTCTTTGCTCCGGTGTTTTAAACAGCGCGCCGCCAGGAGCCAGTCATGA
- the fliJ gene encoding flagellar export protein FliJ has translation MAKPGPMDHLRELAEKKLNDTAIRLGSAQQSYVQETSRLEQLHTYAHEYRQQLQDSIRTSSVSILSLQTQQNFLASLDGVVAQQVRRVSVSQHKVDSEKDAWKQDKRRLNAFQTLKDRADKQQLLKENRLEQKMMDEFARRAASQRQL, from the coding sequence ATGGCAAAACCGGGTCCGATGGATCACCTCCGTGAGTTAGCAGAAAAAAAGCTCAATGACACGGCAATCAGGCTGGGCAGCGCGCAGCAGAGTTATGTACAGGAAACTTCTCGCCTGGAGCAGCTTCACACCTACGCGCACGAATACCGTCAGCAGTTGCAGGATTCGATTCGCACCAGCAGTGTTTCGATTCTCAGCTTGCAGACGCAGCAGAATTTTCTCGCTTCGCTGGATGGCGTTGTGGCGCAGCAGGTGAGACGCGTTTCCGTCAGCCAGCACAAGGTTGACAGTGAGAAAGATGCCTGGAAACAGGATAAGCGGCGTTTGAATGCGTTCCAGACACTGAAAGATCGTGCCGACAAGCAGCAATTATTAAAAGAGAACCGGCTGGAGCAAAAAATGATGGATGAATTTGCTCGCCGGGCAGCCAGCCAGAGGCAGTTATAA
- the fliG gene encoding flagellar motor switch protein FliG has protein sequence MNAAEKSAVLMLTLGDERAAEVFKHLNTHEVTMISSAMVSMGSFTHEQLSSVVRDFRRDSGEYAALDVNTNEYLRSVLVKALGEERANALLEDLLDSSDGSNGIETLNFMEPQMVFDLIRDEHPQIIATILVHLKRGQAADVLANFDERERNDIMLRIATFGGVQPVALQELTEVLNSLLHGQHIKRNKMGGVRPAAEILNLMKSHQEDAAIAAVREFDQELAQKIIDEMFLFENLVEMEDRSIQRILQDIDGESLIVALKGVDDVLRDKFFRNMSKRQADIMRDDLASRGPVRMSQVETEQKNILLVVRRLAESGEIVIGGGDDAYV, from the coding sequence ATGAATGCCGCCGAGAAAAGCGCTGTCCTCATGCTAACGCTCGGTGACGAGCGGGCTGCGGAAGTCTTTAAGCACCTTAACACCCACGAAGTGACGATGATCAGTAGCGCCATGGTCTCCATGGGCAGCTTCACCCATGAACAGCTTTCGTCCGTGGTCCGCGATTTCCGTCGCGACTCCGGCGAGTATGCTGCGCTGGATGTCAACACCAATGAATACCTGCGTAGCGTGCTGGTGAAAGCGTTGGGCGAGGAGCGTGCCAACGCGCTGCTGGAAGATCTGCTCGACTCGTCAGATGGCAGCAACGGGATTGAGACGCTCAACTTTATGGAACCGCAGATGGTCTTCGATCTCATCCGTGATGAGCATCCGCAGATCATCGCCACCATCCTTGTTCACCTGAAACGCGGCCAGGCTGCCGATGTGCTGGCGAACTTCGATGAGCGTGAACGTAACGACATTATGCTGCGTATCGCCACGTTTGGCGGCGTACAGCCGGTTGCGTTGCAGGAACTGACCGAAGTGCTCAACTCGCTGCTGCACGGTCAGCATATCAAGCGCAACAAGATGGGTGGCGTTCGTCCTGCTGCGGAGATCCTCAACCTGATGAAATCGCACCAGGAAGATGCGGCCATTGCCGCCGTGCGCGAATTCGACCAGGAGCTGGCGCAGAAAATCATCGACGAAATGTTCCTGTTCGAAAACCTCGTCGAGATGGAAGACCGCAGTATTCAGCGCATCTTGCAGGATATCGACGGTGAATCGCTGATTGTGGCGCTGAAAGGCGTTGACGACGTACTGCGCGACAAGTTCTTCCGCAATATGTCGAAACGTCAGGCCGATATCATGCGCGATGATCTGGCTTCCCGCGGGCCGGTGCGTATGTCGCAGGTCGAAACGGAACAGAAAAACATTCTGCTGGTGGTGCGTCGTCTTGCCGAGAGCGGCGAAATCGTGATCGGTGGAGGCGACGATGCCTATGTCTAA
- the fliF gene encoding flagellar basal-body MS-ring/collar protein FliF: MLATNNGNKKKGIDDIKTMLENIWRNPRIIFFIAAAAAISVVIALMFWAKEPDFRILYNNISEQDGGEIVTQLTQMQIPYRFAEHDGSIQIPADKVYEVRLKLAQQGLPKGGSVGFELLDQEKFGISQFNEQVNFQRALEGELSRTIETLGPVRTARVHLAMPKPSLFVHDKKQPSASVTLNLLNGRKLDAGQVSAITFMISSAVPGLSADRVTIVDQSGHLMTQSGEQATQTTQLKYTRKVESEYEHRIQAILAPIVGAQNVRTQVTAQIDFTQHEQTAEQYQPNSRPENMAIRSRQSSNAEQGGKNSVGGVPGALSNEPPAAVTAPIDQPANGQGGTTTTTPYNKQNDETTNYELDKTLTHIKRNTGTVQRLSVAVVVNYVADGNGKTIALTKAQLDQVNGLVKEVMGYSDKRGDTLNVVNTPFTDADTEAPVPLWKQPDFIKLLLSGARYLFVALIAWILWRKAVQPFWIKHQELLLHRLELEKEARQAEMEAQQRQKQHHETAKAQQRMETEQETQHLRKIAEQEPQIIALVIRQWLNKEKKSS, from the coding sequence ATGCTTGCCACGAACAACGGTAATAAAAAGAAAGGCATCGATGATATTAAAACGATGCTTGAAAATATCTGGCGCAATCCCAGAATCATTTTTTTCATCGCTGCTGCGGCGGCTATTTCTGTTGTGATTGCATTGATGTTCTGGGCAAAAGAGCCGGACTTCCGCATCTTATACAACAACATCAGCGAGCAGGACGGCGGCGAGATCGTCACCCAGCTGACGCAGATGCAGATACCTTATCGTTTTGCCGAGCATGACGGTTCTATTCAGATCCCGGCGGACAAAGTCTATGAGGTGCGCCTGAAGCTGGCGCAGCAGGGGCTGCCGAAAGGCGGTTCTGTCGGCTTTGAACTGCTGGATCAGGAAAAGTTTGGTATCAGCCAGTTTAACGAACAGGTTAACTTCCAGCGCGCGCTGGAAGGCGAACTGTCACGCACTATCGAGACGTTAGGTCCGGTGCGTACCGCGCGCGTTCATCTGGCCATGCCGAAGCCATCGCTGTTTGTGCACGATAAAAAACAGCCGTCTGCTTCCGTAACGTTGAATCTGCTCAATGGCCGTAAGCTGGATGCCGGGCAGGTCAGCGCGATCACCTTCATGATCTCCAGCGCAGTGCCGGGGCTGAGCGCCGATCGCGTTACTATCGTCGATCAAAGCGGACATCTGATGACGCAGAGTGGCGAGCAGGCCACGCAAACCACGCAGTTGAAATATACCCGTAAAGTGGAATCCGAATATGAGCACCGTATTCAGGCGATCCTTGCGCCGATCGTCGGCGCGCAGAATGTCAGAACGCAGGTCACGGCGCAGATCGATTTTACTCAGCATGAGCAAACTGCCGAGCAGTACCAGCCCAACAGTCGGCCTGAAAACATGGCCATCCGCAGCCGTCAGAGCAGCAATGCGGAGCAGGGCGGTAAAAACAGCGTCGGCGGCGTTCCGGGGGCGTTAAGCAACGAGCCGCCTGCGGCGGTTACCGCGCCGATCGACCAGCCAGCCAATGGCCAGGGCGGGACAACGACCACCACGCCTTACAACAAGCAGAACGATGAAACCACCAACTACGAGCTGGATAAAACGCTGACGCACATCAAGCGTAATACCGGCACGGTGCAGCGCCTCTCTGTCGCGGTGGTGGTGAATTACGTGGCGGATGGCAACGGTAAAACCATCGCGTTGACCAAAGCGCAGCTTGATCAGGTGAATGGTCTGGTCAAAGAGGTGATGGGTTACTCCGACAAACGTGGCGATACCCTCAACGTCGTCAATACCCCGTTCACCGATGCAGATACGGAAGCTCCCGTACCGCTGTGGAAACAACCTGACTTCATTAAGTTGCTGCTCTCCGGCGCGCGTTACCTCTTTGTGGCGCTGATTGCCTGGATCCTGTGGCGTAAAGCGGTTCAGCCGTTCTGGATCAAGCATCAGGAGCTGCTGCTGCATCGTCTGGAGCTGGAAAAAGAAGCTCGTCAGGCGGAGATGGAAGCACAGCAACGTCAGAAACAGCACCACGAGACTGCAAAAGCACAGCAGCGCATGGAGACCGAACAGGAAACCCAGCACCTGCGCAAGATTGCCGAGCAGGAGCCGCAGATTATCGCGCTGGTTATTCGCCAGTGGCTGAATAAGGAAAAGAAATCATCATGA
- the fliN gene encoding flagellar motor switch protein FliN, translating to MSDIEQSAGAKKSSLDDLWGDAMSEQLTAENGTAMQSAEKEDVVVNFTDDLNLVLDIPVKMTVELGRTKMTIKELLRLSPGSIVSLEGLAGEPLDILINGYLIAQGEVVVVSDKFGIRITDIITPSERMHRLSR from the coding sequence ATGAGCGATATTGAACAATCTGCTGGTGCAAAAAAATCATCACTTGACGATCTTTGGGGCGACGCGATGAGTGAACAGTTGACCGCAGAAAACGGTACGGCCATGCAATCTGCAGAAAAAGAAGATGTTGTGGTGAATTTTACTGACGATTTAAATCTGGTGCTTGATATCCCGGTGAAAATGACCGTGGAACTCGGGCGCACGAAAATGACAATTAAAGAGCTGTTAAGACTTAGCCCAGGTTCCATTGTTTCTCTGGAAGGCCTGGCGGGTGAGCCGCTCGATATTTTGATTAATGGTTATTTAATTGCTCAGGGCGAGGTGGTTGTCGTTTCCGATAAATTCGGGATTCGTATTACCGACATTATTACCCCTTCTGAGCGCATGCATCGGCTGAGCAGATAA
- the fliM gene encoding flagellar motor switch protein FliM: MSDSLLSQDEIDNLLNGGPNAGNSSIEAMSSLTAADNIKPYDPNTQRRVIRERLHSLEIINERFARQFRIGLFNILRRGPDVTVGNIKIQPYHEFARNLPVMTNLNLMNMHPLRGTALFVFSPNLVFMAVDNLFGGDGRFPTKADGREFTPTEQRIIQRMLAMAQEAYDYAWRSIYKIKTEYVRSELQVKFTNITSSPNDIVVTTPFHVDIGSHSGELQICMPFSIIEPLRELLTNPPLENSQQENNQWRSSLATQVRDTELELVVKFAEISTRLSRIMSLKPQDIIPLDKPEDVGGFVNDVPVMSGKYGFANNQYAIRVESLMDSILSAFKKE, from the coding sequence ATGTCTGATAGCCTTTTATCTCAGGATGAAATTGATAACCTGCTGAATGGTGGCCCTAATGCTGGCAACAGTAGCATCGAGGCTATGTCATCATTAACCGCAGCCGATAATATTAAACCTTATGATCCTAATACGCAGCGCCGTGTTATTCGTGAACGTCTGCACTCATTAGAGATTATTAACGAACGATTTGCCCGCCAGTTTCGTATCGGGTTATTTAACATCCTCCGTCGTGGCCCGGATGTCACCGTCGGTAATATCAAGATTCAGCCTTACCATGAGTTTGCACGTAATTTGCCGGTAATGACCAACCTGAATCTGATGAACATGCATCCGCTGCGCGGTACGGCACTGTTTGTCTTCTCGCCGAACCTCGTGTTCATGGCGGTGGATAACCTGTTTGGCGGCGATGGCCGTTTCCCGACTAAAGCCGATGGTCGCGAATTTACGCCGACAGAACAGCGCATTATCCAGCGCATGCTGGCGATGGCTCAGGAAGCGTACGATTACGCCTGGCGTTCGATTTACAAAATCAAAACGGAATATGTGCGTTCGGAATTGCAGGTGAAGTTTACCAATATTACCTCTTCACCTAACGATATTGTGGTTACCACGCCTTTCCATGTTGATATTGGTTCGCACAGTGGTGAATTACAAATTTGTATGCCGTTCAGCATTATTGAGCCGCTGCGCGAATTATTAACCAATCCGCCGCTGGAAAATTCACAGCAGGAAAATAATCAGTGGCGCAGTTCACTGGCAACGCAGGTTCGGGATACCGAACTGGAACTGGTGGTGAAATTCGCCGAAATTTCGACTCGTCTTTCCAGAATTATGAGTCTGAAACCACAAGATATTATTCCTCTGGATAAACCAGAAGATGTCGGTGGTTTTGTTAATGATGTGCCTGTTATGTCAGGTAAATATGGCTTTGCCAATAATCAATATGCCATCCGGGTCGAATCTCTGATGGATTCAATATTATCAGCGTTTAAGAAGGAGTGA
- a CDS encoding flagellar hook-length control protein FliK: MIIQQPVTSTSGNSGQQTASISAPQDDRFSTELKKKLSADKPQQRDEKDPLPQGIKKKPATKELQLADLQGDAAQLNPLPAAIAPDNTLPLPPVVPVTLPQELLPQEPALQAGQQEISAVQDSAALVAAAPGSELSGEMSADIPQSSATLLSDALPKLPPQESGMSPLATTLHIAKPAAAKTAEVPVEKPVTAESAEAAKTAEAAAQPVATSENIAAKPHSALTTEPIQYAHPAHVSTPVSQPVTAVPGDKVVTGALQAEVGTPAWQQSLGQQIAVFTRDGVHHAELRLHPEDLGSLQISLRLNNDQAQLHFVTGDHQVRAALESAMPHLRTQLQESGIQLGQSSVGAESFSSTGDAPSGEHSGQGKSEKESSEMAISAPEERISTPRTLIYSSGINTFA, encoded by the coding sequence ATGATTATTCAACAACCTGTGACCTCCACCAGCGGGAATAGTGGACAACAAACGGCGTCGATTTCTGCCCCGCAGGATGATCGCTTCTCGACGGAGCTGAAAAAGAAGCTCTCCGCTGATAAACCGCAACAGAGAGATGAAAAAGATCCCTTGCCGCAAGGGATCAAAAAGAAGCCCGCGACAAAAGAGTTACAGCTGGCGGATTTGCAGGGTGACGCCGCGCAACTGAATCCGTTACCTGCTGCGATCGCGCCGGATAACACGTTGCCGTTACCGCCAGTGGTGCCGGTGACGCTGCCGCAGGAACTGTTGCCTCAGGAGCCTGCCCTGCAAGCGGGCCAGCAAGAGATTTCAGCCGTGCAGGATTCTGCAGCACTGGTCGCCGCAGCACCGGGCAGTGAGCTGAGCGGTGAGATGTCGGCGGATATCCCACAAAGCAGTGCCACGTTGCTGAGCGACGCACTGCCGAAACTTCCACCGCAGGAGAGCGGCATGTCGCCGCTGGCGACGACGCTGCACATTGCCAAACCGGCAGCCGCAAAAACGGCTGAGGTGCCGGTTGAGAAACCGGTAACGGCGGAGAGCGCAGAGGCGGCGAAAACCGCTGAGGCTGCCGCACAGCCGGTTGCCACTAGCGAAAATATCGCTGCGAAACCGCACTCTGCCTTAACAACGGAGCCGATTCAGTACGCGCATCCCGCCCACGTCAGTACGCCTGTCAGCCAGCCGGTGACGGCGGTGCCGGGCGACAAAGTGGTTACCGGCGCGCTGCAAGCTGAAGTGGGAACGCCCGCCTGGCAGCAATCGCTGGGCCAGCAGATTGCGGTGTTCACCCGTGATGGCGTTCATCATGCGGAGCTGCGTCTGCATCCTGAGGATCTGGGATCGTTGCAGATTAGCCTGCGTTTAAATAACGATCAGGCGCAACTGCACTTTGTTACCGGCGATCATCAGGTACGTGCCGCGCTGGAGTCCGCGATGCCGCATCTGCGCACGCAACTGCAGGAATCCGGCATCCAGCTTGGGCAGAGCAGCGTTGGCGCCGAAAGTTTCTCCTCGACCGGCGATGCGCCATCGGGTGAGCATTCCGGGCAAGGAAAGTCTGAGAAAGAGTCGTCCGAAATGGCCATTTCCGCGCCGGAAGAGCGCATTTCAACACCGCGTACGCTGATATATTCCAGCGGAATCAATACTTTTGCCTGA
- a CDS encoding chemotaxis protein-glutamate O-methyltransferase encodes MNTATEANQSGQKQLTHNEIERISALIYQRAGIVLTPQKRDMVYNRLSRRIRVLELKGFTDYINLLVANPESDEWQVFINALTTNLTSFFREAYHFPILARHAQARGGMYNVWCAGASTGEEPWSIAMTLEETLGRSITGPRVLATDIDTDVLEKAGQGVYRLADIDSLSEQQKKTWFLRGTGAQKELVKIKDELRHAVQFRQLNLIDPQWNIQGNFDAIFCRNVMIYFDHKTQEKLVMRFAKMLKPDGLLFLGHSEHFNSANSPFRLLGQSVYRIAE; translated from the coding sequence ATGAACACCGCAACCGAAGCCAATCAGTCTGGTCAGAAACAACTTACGCACAATGAAATAGAAAGAATTAGCGCGCTGATTTATCAACGTGCAGGCATTGTTCTTACTCCACAAAAACGCGACATGGTTTATAACCGCCTGTCGCGACGCATTCGCGTGCTGGAACTGAAGGGATTTACCGATTACATCAATTTGCTGGTCGCCAATCCGGAGAGCGATGAATGGCAAGTCTTTATTAATGCATTAACCACCAATCTGACCTCTTTTTTTCGCGAGGCGTACCACTTTCCGATCCTGGCGCGCCATGCGCAGGCCAGAGGCGGTATGTACAACGTGTGGTGTGCGGGCGCCTCGACCGGTGAAGAACCGTGGTCCATCGCCATGACGCTGGAAGAGACGCTGGGCCGCAGCATTACCGGCCCGCGCGTACTGGCAACCGACATTGATACCGATGTGCTGGAAAAGGCCGGTCAGGGCGTTTATCGCCTGGCGGATATCGACAGCCTGAGCGAACAGCAGAAGAAAACCTGGTTCCTGCGTGGTACCGGCGCGCAGAAAGAGCTGGTGAAAATCAAAGATGAATTACGCCATGCCGTTCAGTTCCGCCAACTGAACCTGATCGATCCGCAGTGGAACATCCAGGGCAATTTTGACGCCATTTTCTGCCGTAACGTGATGATTTATTTCGATCATAAAACGCAGGAAAAACTGGTCATGCGCTTCGCAAAAATGCTCAAACCCGATGGCTTGTTGTTTCTGGGGCACTCGGAACATTTTAACAGCGCTAACAGCCCATTCCGTCTGCTTGGGCAATCCGTCTACCGCATCGCAGAGTAA
- a CDS encoding flagellar assembly protein FliH codes for MPMSNTQWLAWKPENLLHDESSAEPEFRPTSATTDPATEAAMQVELSRLRQQAEKKGYAQGQTRGIEEGKAQGYDEGFQQGLQEGIAQGLIEQQQRQQEQLAQLVQLIDNFNITLDSLDSVMTSRLVQVALMATRSMLGESALTANAHQWLMTRIQQLLNEESLKQGSVQLWVSDKEPESVLQQLKAIVEPRGWELCPDTQMLPGGCRISTDSGDLDASVETRWNTLCTLSREEFSL; via the coding sequence ATGCCTATGTCTAATACGCAATGGCTGGCGTGGAAACCGGAAAACCTCCTGCACGATGAGAGCAGCGCAGAGCCTGAATTCCGTCCGACGAGCGCCACAACCGATCCGGCAACAGAAGCCGCCATGCAGGTTGAGTTGTCCCGTCTTCGCCAGCAGGCCGAGAAGAAAGGTTATGCCCAGGGCCAGACGCGCGGTATCGAAGAGGGCAAAGCGCAGGGTTATGACGAAGGGTTCCAGCAAGGTCTGCAAGAGGGCATTGCGCAGGGGCTGATCGAACAGCAACAGCGTCAGCAGGAACAGTTAGCACAGCTTGTGCAACTGATTGATAATTTTAACATTACCCTCGATAGCCTCGACAGCGTAATGACCTCGCGACTGGTGCAGGTGGCTTTAATGGCGACGCGCAGCATGCTGGGTGAAAGCGCGCTCACGGCGAATGCGCACCAGTGGCTGATGACGCGTATTCAGCAACTGCTGAATGAAGAGAGCTTAAAGCAGGGCAGTGTGCAACTGTGGGTCAGCGATAAAGAACCGGAAAGCGTGTTACAGCAACTGAAAGCCATTGTTGAGCCGCGCGGCTGGGAGCTCTGCCCCGATACACAGATGCTGCCTGGCGGCTGCCGGATCTCAACCGACAGCGGCGATCTCGATGCCAGCGTGGAAACCCGCTGGAATACGCTCTGTACCCTGAGCCGCGAGGAGTTTTCCTTATGA
- the fliE gene encoding flagellar hook-basal body complex protein FliE produces MSINMSSSILEQMQSQTRQITGASSLNPFASAKTTENNPSFSDILFNSVNSISQMQNHAKTQAEGYLSGVEGIGLNDVMVSMQESSLALNIGVQARNKLVNAYQEIMNMPV; encoded by the coding sequence ATGTCAATAAATATGAGCAGCAGCATACTGGAGCAGATGCAGAGCCAAACTCGTCAAATTACCGGCGCGTCTTCGCTGAATCCATTTGCTTCTGCTAAAACCACTGAGAATAATCCATCCTTCTCAGATATTTTATTTAACAGCGTAAATTCAATTAGCCAAATGCAAAACCATGCCAAAACCCAGGCGGAAGGCTATCTGTCAGGCGTCGAAGGCATTGGTTTGAACGACGTAATGGTTTCCATGCAGGAATCTTCTCTGGCATTAAATATTGGTGTGCAGGCAAGAAATAAACTTGTTAATGCCTATCAGGAAATAATGAACATGCCGGTTTAA
- the fliI gene encoding flagellar protein export ATPase FliI, with protein sequence MTARLKTWLDGIARAEQRMSALPPYRQYGRLTRATGLVMEAVGLKLPIGTLCIVERDSEEGVQRVESEVVGFSGNVLYLMPLENVEGVLPGARVYAHGGDTKGKLLPLGPELLGRVLDASARPLDGLPAPGSSERGPLFTAPFNPLQRDPIKTVLDVGVRAINGLLTVGRGQRMGLFAGSGVGKSVLLGMMARFTKADVIVVGLIGERGREVKDFIENILGKEGLKRSVVIAAPADVSPILRMQGAVYATRIAEDFRDRGLDVLLIMDSLTRYAMAQREIALAIGEPPATKGYPPSVFAKLPALVERAGNGTQGGGSITAFYTVLTEGDDQQDPIADSARAILDGHVVLSRRLAESGHYPAIDIEASISRAMTELIEPGHYKKVRRFKQMLSAYQRNRDLISVGAYAAGSDPLLDQAIVQYPKMQDFLCQGIHESSEYEASYNALSTLFPE encoded by the coding sequence ATGACGGCGCGGCTGAAAACATGGCTGGATGGTATCGCGCGCGCTGAACAGCGAATGTCAGCGCTACCGCCGTACCGTCAGTATGGCCGCCTGACGCGGGCTACCGGGCTGGTGATGGAAGCGGTTGGCTTAAAGCTGCCCATCGGTACGTTGTGCATTGTCGAACGTGACAGCGAAGAGGGCGTGCAGCGCGTCGAGAGTGAAGTGGTCGGTTTTAGCGGTAACGTGCTCTATCTGATGCCGCTGGAAAACGTGGAAGGTGTACTGCCGGGCGCGCGCGTCTATGCGCACGGCGGCGATACCAAAGGCAAGCTTTTACCGCTGGGGCCGGAGCTGCTCGGCCGCGTGCTGGATGCCAGTGCCCGTCCGCTGGATGGCCTTCCTGCGCCCGGCTCTTCCGAAAGAGGCCCGCTGTTTACCGCGCCGTTTAACCCGTTGCAACGCGATCCGATAAAAACCGTGCTGGATGTCGGCGTGCGGGCGATTAACGGCCTGCTGACTGTCGGTCGCGGCCAGCGTATGGGGCTGTTTGCCGGTTCCGGGGTAGGGAAGAGCGTGCTGCTCGGCATGATGGCGCGCTTTACCAAAGCGGATGTCATCGTGGTCGGGCTGATTGGCGAGCGTGGCCGCGAAGTTAAGGACTTCATCGAAAATATCCTCGGCAAAGAGGGGCTTAAACGCTCGGTCGTTATTGCTGCGCCAGCAGATGTATCGCCAATCCTGCGTATGCAGGGCGCGGTGTACGCCACGCGCATTGCGGAGGATTTTCGCGATCGCGGGCTGGATGTGCTGCTGATTATGGATTCACTCACCCGCTACGCGATGGCGCAGCGTGAGATTGCCCTCGCCATTGGTGAACCACCTGCCACCAAAGGCTATCCGCCTTCTGTGTTTGCGAAATTACCGGCGCTGGTGGAACGCGCCGGGAACGGCACGCAGGGCGGCGGCTCGATCACGGCGTTCTATACCGTGTTAACCGAAGGCGACGATCAACAGGATCCGATTGCCGACTCTGCCCGTGCGATCCTCGATGGCCACGTGGTGCTGTCGCGCCGTCTGGCGGAATCGGGCCACTATCCGGCGATTGATATTGAAGCCTCCATCAGTCGTGCGATGACCGAATTGATTGAACCGGGACACTATAAAAAAGTGCGACGTTTCAAACAGATGCTCTCTGCTTATCAGCGCAACCGCGATCTGATTAGCGTGGGCGCTTATGCCGCAGGCAGCGATCCGCTGCTGGATCAGGCGATTGTGCAGTACCCCAAAATGCAGGATTTCCTCTGCCAGGGGATACATGAGTCCAGCGAATATGAGGCGTCATATAACGCGCTCTCTACGCTCTTTCCGGAATAA